The Mustelus asterias chromosome 13, sMusAst1.hap1.1, whole genome shotgun sequence genomic sequence ttgaccaagtgtggcctcaTGGCCCTGGTACCACATCGCCACCGGCTGCTCAGTATGTTCAGCGGTCCATGGCTTTGATGTATTGCTCCAGTTGGGAATAAAACATTGAAAGGAAGTCAGATTGAGTTGGGAATACAGTCAGTGTGAATTGCACAATATATTCTTTCCCTAGATTCTGTAACTGTCTGGACAATACATTGCATGTTCAAAATAGTATTATGTGACTGATCACAATACGcaacatctttgatttgatttattattgtcacatgtattagtatccagtgaaaagtattgtttcttgcgcgctagacagacaCTGACATTTAGTCCATTTCTCAACAGACATTTGACAAGATGAGACTCCAGGTGAAGTTTTTGACCGGTGAGATTATTGAACTTGAGGTCGACCCTTCCATCCAAATCTCGGCTCTCAAGAAGATGATCTATGAAAAAACCAAGGTGCCCCATTTCCGTCAGCGCCTGATGGTTCAAAACGGAAACACGGTGGTTTTGAGAGATGACAAGCGGCTGTCTGACTACAGTGTCTCCCCCAGCAATGCTGTCATGCTGATTGTCACCAATGAGGAGCGCATGCAGATATTCCTGAAGAATGAGAAGGGGAAAACATCTACATATGATGTTCTTCCCACGGAGTCTGTTCAGGATTTTAAAGCACGCGTACAGCGGCAGGAGCGTGTCCCAACCGATCAGCAGCGACTGATGTACGAGGGGAAACAGCTGGAGGATGGCCGCACACTCGCTGACTACAATATTCAGTCTGAAAGCACCATCTTCCTTATGCTACGTCTGCGAGGTGGTTAACTGCTTCAGCACCAATATGGAATTGGTGATAGATTTTACACAAGAACTACCATAAAGCCTATTGTACTTTTCACAATGTTTCAATCTGTGAGGTTCTGGGTCTCAGACAGTAATTAATTGAAACTGTGACTATCACTCTTGGCTTGTTTGATTTATAACATGGGGATGTTTGTGTATATGTCCGTGCCTGTCTACCAAGCAGGTCACTGCCTGCACTCATTGTCTACAGGAGATGTGTTAGACAAAGCAGGGGAGGGCGTCCTTAAAACAGAAAAgtatttttattttataaatgAGACCACAAAACCTTTTCCTTTGGGATATGAATTCAGTTTAGGTCCAAACTCAAGTCTGCTGGCTGTGGGAATCCTCCATGAAACAggttgtgtgagtgtcagtgttaacCTAATGTATGTGTGCTCACAGCATAAACATAATTCCAGTTCTAATTCTCACTCAGGCTG encodes the following:
- the LOC144502930 gene encoding polyubiquitin-B-like → MRLQVKFLTGEIIELEVDPSIQISALKKMIYEKTKVPHFRQRLMVQNGNTVVLRDDKRLSDYSVSPSNAVMLIVTNEERMQIFLKNEKGKTSTYDVLPTESVQDFKARVQRQERVPTDQQRLMYEGKQLEDGRTLADYNIQSESTIFLMLRLRGGMQIFLKNDKGKTSTYNVLPSESVQDFKARVQQQEGVAASQQRLMYEGKQLEDGRTLADYNIQAQGTIFLLLRLRGG